In Myxococcus stipitatus, the following are encoded in one genomic region:
- the rpsK gene encoding 30S ribosomal protein S11, protein MADETNTSAAAPAGAEGEAPAAKKAKRKGKKSILNGVVHIQSTFNNTIITITDVSGNVISWSSAGARGFKGSRKSTPFAAQVAAGDAAAKAMEHGLKNVSVFVKGPGAGRESALRALAAAGLKINLIRDVTPIPHNGCRQPKRRRV, encoded by the coding sequence ATGGCTGACGAGACCAATACTTCGGCTGCGGCGCCCGCGGGTGCCGAGGGCGAGGCCCCTGCCGCGAAGAAGGCGAAGCGCAAGGGCAAGAAGAGCATTCTCAATGGCGTGGTCCACATCCAGTCCACGTTCAACAACACCATCATCACGATCACGGACGTGTCCGGGAACGTGATCTCCTGGTCCTCGGCCGGGGCGCGTGGCTTCAAGGGAAGCCGCAAGTCCACCCCGTTCGCCGCCCAGGTGGCCGCTGGCGATGCCGCCGCGAAGGCGATGGAGCACGGCCTGAAGAACGTGTCCGTGTTCGTGAAGGGTCCGGGCGCGGGCCGTGAGTCGGCGCTTCGCGCGCTGGCCGCCGCCGGTCTGAAGATCAACCTCATCCGCGACGTGACGCCCATTCCGCACAACGGGTGCCGCCAGCCCAAGCGCCGCCGCGTCTAA
- the rpsD gene encoding 30S ribosomal protein S4: MARYTASACRICRRENLKMYLKGDRCYTDKCAIERRPYPPGQHGQGRVKFSGYGVQLREKQKVKRMYGLLENQFRGYYHRASAAKGKTGENLLQQLELRLDNVVFRMGFADTRNEARQLVRHGHFQVNGRKVNIPSFSIKPGTSVEVVEKSRKVLRISEALETVDRRGVPQWIDLDKKAFKGTVRTVPNREDLTMPIQEQLIVELYSK, translated from the coding sequence GTGGCCCGTTACACCGCGAGCGCTTGCCGTATCTGCCGGCGCGAAAACCTCAAGATGTACCTGAAGGGCGACCGCTGCTACACGGACAAGTGTGCCATCGAGCGCCGCCCGTACCCCCCCGGCCAGCACGGCCAGGGCCGCGTGAAGTTCTCTGGCTACGGCGTGCAGCTGCGCGAGAAGCAGAAGGTCAAGCGCATGTACGGCCTGCTGGAGAACCAGTTCCGCGGCTACTACCACCGCGCGTCCGCCGCCAAGGGCAAGACGGGTGAGAACCTCCTGCAGCAGCTGGAGCTCCGCCTCGACAACGTCGTGTTCCGCATGGGCTTCGCGGACACCCGCAACGAGGCGCGTCAGCTGGTGCGTCACGGCCACTTCCAGGTGAATGGCCGCAAGGTGAACATCCCCTCGTTCTCCATCAAGCCGGGCACGTCCGTCGAGGTGGTGGAGAAGAGCCGCAAGGTGCTCCGTATCTCCGAGGCGCTGGAGACGGTGGACCGCCGTGGCGTTCCGCAGTGGATTGACCTGGACAAGAAGGCGTTCAAGGGCACGGTTCGCACGGTTCCGAACCGCGAGGACCTGACGATGCCCATCCAGGAGCAGCTCATCGTCGAGCTCTACTCGAAGTAA